One part of the Mariniblastus fucicola genome encodes these proteins:
- a CDS encoding FHA domain-containing protein, protein MFGELVPIGGGDPIPLMKKRLRIGRREGCDIILSFGNVSGHHALMEIDEGYWFIRDLRSRNGVKVDGKRITQGVRKRLDPNCKVTVAKHEFELEYDPMSLGAYGTPPQDEVVDDFFRESLLDRAGLNRRDSSEKKK, encoded by the coding sequence ATGTTTGGCGAACTCGTACCAATTGGCGGCGGCGACCCGATTCCTTTGATGAAAAAGCGACTACGTATCGGTCGTCGCGAGGGTTGCGATATCATTCTCAGTTTCGGAAATGTGTCCGGCCATCATGCATTGATGGAAATTGATGAGGGATATTGGTTTATCCGTGATCTTCGCAGCCGCAATGGCGTAAAGGTCGACGGGAAACGGATCACTCAGGGCGTGCGAAAGCGTCTGGATCCGAATTGCAAGGTCACTGTGGCGAAGCACGAGTTTGAATTGGAATACGATCCAATGTCGCTCGGCGCGTACGGAACGCCTCCGCAAGACGAGGTTGTCGATGACTTCTTCCGAGAGTCTTTGCTCGATCGAGCGGGACTGAATCGGCGAGATTCGTCCGAAAAGAAAAAGTAA
- a CDS encoding sulfatase family protein, which produces MIYKIGFAVLTCVIAATWLGPQSFAAADDLPERNIVFFITDDESPTLGCYGDSVAITPNVDALAKDGVLFRNAFATTASCSASRSVVMTGLHNHKNGLYGHTHDFHKFNAYHNVISLSLPRVLANEGYRTAQIGKYHVAPEAVFRFEKTFGEVNQRNPVLMAERCREFINNRDDQRPFFLYFGTSDPHRSGGIDKNSTLELKPNLFGNRPAQKSHKGIDEKFFDPQAVPVPDFLTDTAETREELAQYYQSCSRIDQGLGKLVEILKEAGVYDKTLIVFTSDHGMAFAGGKTTVYETGLHVPFVVRNPYDKRRGFETDAMISHVDITPSLLDFAGGLDSKTNGPKKWIDPDKFWKEQRLFGRDNRSGRNKFKSYQGKSWMPVLAGEASQHHQAIFASHTFHEITMYYPMRVVRDKKFKLIWNIAHGLDYPFATDLWVASSWQAQFRKGPDAMYGLKTVDQYIHRPKFELYDMENDPGESTNLADSPQHASVLKEYQLKLKSMQKELEDPWIMKWDYE; this is translated from the coding sequence ATGATTTACAAGATTGGCTTTGCAGTTCTCACATGCGTGATTGCTGCGACATGGCTGGGGCCTCAATCTTTCGCTGCAGCAGACGACTTGCCTGAGCGAAACATCGTCTTCTTCATCACCGACGACGAAAGCCCGACGCTCGGCTGCTACGGAGATTCGGTTGCCATCACGCCCAACGTGGACGCTCTGGCAAAAGACGGCGTGTTGTTTCGAAACGCGTTCGCGACGACAGCCAGTTGCAGCGCCAGCCGATCGGTGGTGATGACCGGATTGCACAATCACAAAAATGGACTCTACGGGCACACGCACGACTTTCATAAATTCAACGCCTACCACAACGTCATTTCGCTGTCTCTGCCGCGAGTGCTGGCCAATGAAGGCTATCGAACGGCGCAGATTGGAAAGTATCACGTCGCGCCAGAAGCCGTTTTCAGATTCGAGAAAACGTTTGGCGAGGTGAACCAACGAAATCCGGTTTTGATGGCCGAAAGGTGTCGTGAGTTCATCAACAACCGAGACGATCAGCGGCCTTTCTTTTTGTATTTTGGAACGTCGGATCCGCATCGCAGTGGCGGCATCGACAAAAATTCAACCTTGGAGCTCAAGCCCAATCTGTTTGGCAATCGACCGGCGCAAAAATCTCACAAAGGCATCGACGAGAAATTCTTCGATCCACAAGCGGTTCCAGTTCCAGACTTCCTGACCGACACGGCGGAGACGCGTGAAGAACTGGCTCAATACTATCAATCCTGCTCGCGGATCGACCAGGGTTTGGGGAAACTGGTTGAAATCCTCAAAGAAGCCGGAGTCTATGACAAAACCTTGATTGTTTTCACGTCTGATCACGGCATGGCCTTCGCCGGCGGTAAGACAACAGTCTACGAAACGGGGCTACATGTTCCGTTCGTCGTCCGCAATCCGTATGACAAACGTCGCGGATTCGAAACCGACGCCATGATCAGCCACGTCGACATCACACCGTCGTTACTTGATTTTGCTGGCGGGCTGGATAGCAAAACAAACGGTCCAAAGAAGTGGATCGACCCAGACAAATTTTGGAAAGAGCAGAGGCTCTTCGGTCGTGACAATCGCAGTGGAAGAAACAAGTTCAAATCCTATCAGGGTAAGTCCTGGATGCCTGTTTTGGCAGGCGAGGCATCGCAACACCATCAGGCGATCTTCGCTTCGCATACCTTTCACGAGATCACGATGTACTATCCGATGCGTGTCGTGCGTGACAAAAAGTTCAAGCTGATCTGGAACATCGCTCACGGACTCGACTATCCCTTCGCGACCGATTTGTGGGTTGCGTCGAGTTGGCAGGCTCAGTTTCGCAAAGGTCCGGACGCGATGTATGGTTTGAAAACCGTCGACCAATACATCCATCGTCCAAAATTTGAGTTGTACGACATGGAGAACGATCCTGGCGAATCGACCAACCTTGCGGATTCACCACAGCATGCCAGCGTGTTGAAGGAGTATCAACTCAAGCTGAAATCGATGCAGAAGGAACTGGAAGATCCCTGGATCATGAAGTGGGACTACGAGTAG
- a CDS encoding pyridoxal phosphate-dependent decarboxylase family protein — protein MHHRLENDKNHIRQLLEKVTEQSAAYVASLDNRPTSIDIDAPDNSLDLPQDGVGAAATLALFNQRFEPHMVASSGPRYWGFVIGGTTPASLIGDWLASAYDQNTQTIDGQGDVSARVELETINLLLDLFHLPRDVFLGGFVTGATMSNFTCLGVARQWYGHQLGRDFAKDGVNQTLNILSATPHSSAIKALSMLGIGSRNIIQVESLPEDREAMDVADLRRKLNRLDGQPGVVIASAGTVNTVDFDDFMAIHQLKSEFSFWLHVDAAFGGFAACSDNHRHLLDGWEHADSITIDCHKWLNVPYDSAVFLVRQQHRNHQVATFQNSNAAYLGDPMQQFNYLNLLPENSRRFRALPAWFSLQAYGSDGYQEIVHRCIELAQHLSDQIERSEHFRLIGPTRLNNLCFTLKANFESDEAFESGVTKFLDELNSTGKVFMTPTRLGGISGIRCSLVNWTTDKKDVDLVFELMCSIAGG, from the coding sequence ATGCATCATCGTCTTGAGAACGACAAAAACCACATCAGGCAGCTGCTTGAAAAAGTGACCGAACAAAGTGCCGCCTATGTTGCGTCGCTCGACAATCGTCCAACAAGTATCGACATCGACGCTCCAGACAATTCGCTGGATCTGCCGCAGGACGGAGTCGGTGCCGCAGCGACGTTGGCGTTGTTCAATCAACGTTTTGAGCCACACATGGTTGCGTCATCAGGACCGCGGTATTGGGGTTTCGTTATCGGCGGAACGACTCCGGCCAGTTTGATCGGAGACTGGCTCGCATCGGCATACGATCAGAATACGCAGACGATTGACGGGCAAGGCGATGTGTCGGCGCGCGTCGAACTGGAGACCATAAATCTTCTGCTGGACCTGTTTCATCTTCCTCGTGACGTTTTTCTGGGTGGCTTCGTGACGGGTGCGACGATGAGCAACTTCACGTGCCTCGGCGTGGCACGGCAATGGTACGGGCACCAACTGGGACGCGATTTTGCCAAAGACGGTGTCAACCAAACGCTCAACATTCTTTCTGCGACACCGCATTCTTCTGCCATCAAAGCGTTGTCCATGCTGGGGATCGGCAGTCGAAACATCATTCAGGTTGAGTCTTTGCCAGAGGACCGCGAAGCGATGGATGTGGCTGATCTACGCCGAAAGTTAAATCGCCTCGATGGCCAACCGGGCGTCGTCATTGCCAGCGCGGGGACCGTCAACACGGTAGACTTCGATGACTTCATGGCGATCCATCAGCTGAAGTCTGAATTCAGTTTCTGGCTGCACGTCGACGCGGCGTTTGGCGGATTCGCGGCATGTTCTGACAACCATCGCCATCTGCTTGACGGATGGGAACACGCGGACAGCATCACCATCGACTGTCACAAGTGGCTCAACGTCCCCTACGACAGTGCAGTGTTTCTTGTGCGTCAGCAGCACCGCAACCATCAGGTTGCGACGTTTCAAAATTCGAATGCGGCGTACCTTGGCGATCCCATGCAGCAGTTCAACTATCTGAATCTGCTTCCTGAAAACTCACGTCGATTTCGTGCTTTGCCGGCATGGTTCTCATTGCAAGCCTACGGTTCCGACGGATATCAGGAGATCGTCCATCGATGCATCGAACTTGCCCAGCACCTGTCGGATCAGATCGAACGCAGCGAACATTTTCGACTGATCGGACCAACGCGACTGAACAATCTTTGCTTTACCTTGAAAGCGAATTTCGAATCGGATGAAGCTTTCGAATCTGGCGTCACTAAATTTCTGGACGAACTCAACTCAACCGGCAAAGTATTCATGACTCCGACTCGGCTTGGCGGAATCTCCGGCATTCGATGCTCGCTGGTCAATTGGACGACCGACAAGAAAGATGTGGATCTGGTGTTTGAGCTTATGTGCTCAATCGCTGGCGGCTGA